Within Chitinivibrionia bacterium, the genomic segment GGACTTAACGCAGGGGTGGAAAACGGAACAGTTCGTCTCGAATTTGTGCCGCTCGGAGAACGTAGCATAGATGTGTTTCAATTAACCCGAAAAATCCGTCCCAAACTTGCCGATATTCCCGACGCAAGAATAATTGTAGCGCCTCTCAGCGGTATGGCGGGCGGAAGCAGTTCGGATATTACCATAAACATTTTGGGCACAAATATGGACACGCTTTCAATGCTTGTGGAAAAAGCTCTCGAAGTTATGCGCGCCGACCCCGACCTTACCGACTTTAACTCGTCGTGGAAAGGCGCAAAACCCGAAATCGTAATCCGTCCGCGCCGCGAAGTTATGGAGCATTACGGACTTATGGGAAATATTAACTCGTCAATAACGGGAGCGGTAATCGGCGGGCTTCTCAGATTGAACATTACGGGCGAAGAGTCGGCGGTGTTCAGAGACGGTAGCCACGAGTATCCGATTCGCGTTCGTCTGGAAGAAAATTCCCGCAGAGATATTCGCGACATTGCGACTATGCCCGTTGTAACGCCGAGAGGCACCGTGCCGCTCGAAGTGCTTTGCTATGTGGAATACGCGGACGGCGTTTCACAGATTACCCGTATCAATAAAATGAGAGCCTTGGACGTTTCGGCAAACCTTGTTTCGACCGATATTGCGGCGGGAACAAAAACTCCGCAGGTTCTTGCGGCGCTCATAGAGCAAATACCGCTTCCCGAAGGCTACGAATTCCGCACTGCGGGAATGCAGGATATGGCGGACGAAATGATGGAACAGTTGCTTATTGCGGCGGCTATGGCTATTCTTTTAACGATTATGGTGCTTATAGGACTTTTGGAATCCGTTCGTTTGGGCTTTGTGGTGTTTTTAACATTGCCGCTCGGACTTATCGGGGTTATTTGGGCGCTGTTTATTACAGGCAACGCGCTTTCTATGATTTCTATGATGTCCATAATTATGCTTATCGGACTTGTATCGACCAACGCGATTTTGATGATTGACTACGCCCGACAAATCCGAAAGAAAAACGAAATGAAGCCTATTGACGCGATAGTAAAAGCGGCGGGTACAAAGTTGAGAGTTATTCTTATGGCAAACATCGCTATCGTATTCTCAATGCTTCCTATGGCTTTGGGAATGGGCGCGGGCGGAGCGTTCAGAGCGCCTTTTGCGATTACGGCAATCGGGGGAGTTATTTTCTCAACGGGACTTACGTTCTTCTTTATTCCCGTGCTTTACGTATGGACGGCTTCCAAAACCGAAAAACCCGTTCTTTCGGATTCGGCAAAGGCGGTGTTAAATGCTTGAAACAACTCAGGAATTGGATAAACAGGAAAAAGCGGCTTTGGTCTCGGATAAGGTCAAAGCCCTTAAGAGCGAGTTAATTCTCGACGCGGCGCTTACGGTATTCTCCCTCAGGGGAGTTGCCGAGGCGACCTTAGAGGAGATAGCGGGCGAAGCAGGCTTTTCAAAAGCGTCGCTATACAATTATTTTCCCGATAAGGAGAGAATATTTTTAGCGGTGGCAATGCGGGAAGCCGAGCGTTTTATAGATATTCTTATGAACTCGGGCGAGACTTCGGTTTCGCCCACCCTCCCGTTCAAGGAAAATATGCGCCGATACCTGCTTCTGCGCCTCGAACATACCAGAAAGCATTTTCACTTTATCGTGTCGATGAATTTGGCGGAAATTTTCAAATGCGAAGACATCCAAAAAGGGTCTCTTCACGGATATATCGACTTTAAGGAAGAGCTTTTCAAGAAAAGTATTGTGCCTATACTTAACTGGGCGAAAGACAAAAACGAAATAACAACTTTGTTCAACGACCTTACTCTTTGCAGAATTATTGACGGAATGACCTTAGGCGTTATTCACGATTGGATAAAAAACAAAAAAGTCGGCGATACCGACGAAGTAGCGAACTTACTGATAGAATTACTTGTTAACGGGATGGGAAAAAGATGATTTTGTTTGATGGTACCGAAGGCGAGACTCGAACTCGCACAATATTGCTATCGGCGGATTTTGAATCCGCTGTGTCTACCATTTCACCACTTCGGCATATCATACGGGGGCAAATATAATTTATTTTCACAGAGGCGCGCAAGGATTTTTTGAAAATCGTATAAAAAAATAAAAAAGGGAGAAATTTTTATGGAATTAACAGGATATATAGAGGGTTTTTACGGCAAAATTTTTAGTTGGGAAACTCGGGAAGCAATCGCAAAAAAAGTTTTTAGCAAAGGTATGAACACTTATCTTTACGCCCCCAAAGAGGACAAGTATCACAGAATTTGCTGGGAAGAGGACTATCCTGCGCCCCTTCGCGACAAGTTTGCGCAAATCATAGAATTTGCCTACAGTTGCGGCAGTACGTTCATTCCCGCGCTTGCTCCCGGGCTATCCTTCTTTTACGACGAAGCGGATTACGTCTTCCTTAAAAAGAAAATAAAGTTTTTCGTAAACTTAGGCGCAAACACTTTCGCGCTTACAATGGACGACATTCCCGCAATCTCCCCCGTAGAAGGCAAAAAATTAGGCGTTCAGCACGGCGAACTTTTGTGCAGAATAAAGCAAGATTTCCCAAATTTACGCCTTCTGTTCTGCCCCACAATTTACGCCGCCGACCTCATAGACGAAACTTCGCTCTACTACTTGGACGACCTTAAAAGAAGCGCTCCCGACGACATCCTCTACCTATGGACGGGCGACAGCACAATTTCTAAAAAAATAAACGCCCAAACTATGGAACACGCCATAAAACTTTTCGGCAAAAAAATAGTAATTTGGGATAATTTCTACTGCATAGACTACTGCCCCAACCGAATTTTCGCAGGAGAATACGCCGCCCGCGACCGCGAATTCATAAAAAACCAATGCGCAGGCGTTCTGTTAAACGGCACAGGCTTACCCATAACCGACGAAATAATTCTGGAAAACTTCGACTTGTGGCTAAAAGACAAAAACCCGAGCGAATGCGACATTAAAACAGTCCTAACAAACTTCGGCGTTCCCCAAAACCTACTCGAATACCTGCCCCTGATTTCGTCGCCGTACCGTCAAGATTACACGCTCCCCCAAACCCTCTCCCCCGACAATTTCTTCACCGAAATAATCGCCAAATGGCAATCCCCGCTGAAGTTGGAGTGGTATAATGCTCTTCACGCGATTTTCACCCAGTTGCGAATTTCGTCGGCAAAAAAACCGTTCGGCGAGGAGTGGTATGGGATGAGGTGGGTGAGGTGAGGTAGAATGATTTTCCGTAGGGGCGTATTGCATACGCCCTATTGTTCGTGCGACATTTGTGTATTTAAAGCACAAACGCCAAAGCAAACGCCATTGCGAGCATAAGCGTTCCGAACAGAATTTTTATAAACACCAACTTTTTCTGCGTCATCGAGGCGAGCGTTGTCCAAGTAATGCCAAAATATGCGGCGGTCATTATGGCGATTAACGGAAGCACAAATATGAGGCAATACAATATAAGATAAGGCAAAATTTGCGC encodes:
- a CDS encoding TetR/AcrR family transcriptional regulator is translated as MLETTQELDKQEKAALVSDKVKALKSELILDAALTVFSLRGVAEATLEEIAGEAGFSKASLYNYFPDKERIFLAVAMREAERFIDILMNSGETSVSPTLPFKENMRRYLLLRLEHTRKHFHFIVSMNLAEIFKCEDIQKGSLHGYIDFKEELFKKSIVPILNWAKDKNEITTLFNDLTLCRIIDGMTLGVIHDWIKNKKVGDTDEVANLLIELLVNGMGKR
- a CDS encoding protein O-GlcNAcase, with product MELTGYIEGFYGKIFSWETREAIAKKVFSKGMNTYLYAPKEDKYHRICWEEDYPAPLRDKFAQIIEFAYSCGSTFIPALAPGLSFFYDEADYVFLKKKIKFFVNLGANTFALTMDDIPAISPVEGKKLGVQHGELLCRIKQDFPNLRLLFCPTIYAADLIDETSLYYLDDLKRSAPDDILYLWTGDSTISKKINAQTMEHAIKLFGKKIVIWDNFYCIDYCPNRIFAGEYAARDREFIKNQCAGVLLNGTGLPITDEIILENFDLWLKDKNPSECDIKTVLTNFGVPQNLLEYLPLISSPYRQDYTLPQTLSPDNFFTEIIAKWQSPLKLEWYNALHAIFTQLRISSAKKPFGEEWYGMRWVR